From a single Lolium rigidum isolate FL_2022 chromosome 7, APGP_CSIRO_Lrig_0.1, whole genome shotgun sequence genomic region:
- the LOC124679080 gene encoding probable carboxylesterase 15: MGLPVDDSEAPRPYVVEDCRGVLQLLSDGTIVRSSAAAYTVEDRDDGRVEWRDAVYDSARGLGVRMYRPRLREGKGRRLPVLAYFHGGGFCIGSYAWPGCHACCLRFADELPAIVLSFDYSLAPEHRIPAAHEDAATALLWLRDRLVDDADDGDDVHAWLAGAGADPGRLFVSGDSAGGNMTHHVATRFKAEGLSPARISGYVLLIPAFDSKTPTQSELLSAGTAVLSREVAERYSRLALPVGATKDHPMLNPLGPDSPGLEAVGGRMLVVVGGDDMLKDNQVRYVEQMKAVGNDVELVVFAGKEHGFFSRSPWSETGTEVVRAVGRFMHRDAADSHDIN; the protein is encoded by the coding sequence ATGGGGCTGCCGGTGGACGACTCGGAGGCGCCCCGGCCATACGTCGTGGAGGACTGCCGCGGCGTGCTGCAGCTGCTGAGCGACGGGACCATCGTCCGGTCCTCGGCCGCGGCCTACACGGTGGAGGACCGTGACGACGGGCGCGTGGAGTGGAGGGACGCCGTGTACGACTCAGCCCGTGGCCTCGGCGTGCGCATGTACAGGCCGCGCCTGCGAGAAGGGAAGGGGCGGCGCCTGCCTGTGCTGGCCTACTTCCACGGCGGCGGCTTCTGCATCGGCAGCTACGCCTGGCCCGGCTGCCACGCCTGCTGCCTCCGCTTCGCCGACGAGCTTCCCGCCATCGTGCTCTCCTTCGACTACAGCCTCGCGCCGGAGCACCGCATCCCGGCAGCCCACGAGgacgccgccaccgccctccTCTGGCTCCGCGACCGGCTAGTCGACGAtgccgatgacggcgacgacgtccACGCCtggctcgccggcgccggcgccgatcCGGGGAGGCTGTTCGTGTCCGGCGACTCCGCCGGCGGTAACATGACGCACCACGTGGCCACGCGGTTCAAGGCGGAGGGGCTCAGCCCGGCCAGGATATCCGGGTACGTCCTGCTCATCCCGGCGTTCGACTCCAAGACGCCGACCCAGTCCGAGCTGCTCTCTGCAGGCACCGCAGTCCTGAGCCGCGAGGTTGCCGAGCGGTACAGCCGGCTCGCTCTGCCGGTGGGCGCCACCAAGGACCACCCGATGCTGAACCCGCTCGGGCCGGACAGCCCGGGCCTGGAAGCCGTCGGCGGCCGCatgctcgtcgtcgtcggcggcgacgacATGCTCAAGGACAACCAGGTGCGGTACGTGGAGCAGATGAAGGCTGTGGGTAACGACGTGGAGCTCGTCGTGTTCGCCGGCAAGGAGCACGGCTTCTTCTCCAGGAGCCCGTGGTCGGAGACGGGCACCGAGGTCGTCCGAGCCGTCGGGCGGTTCATGCACAGAGACGCTGCCGATTCTCATGATATTAATTAA